The genomic DNA TAGTATTTGTATTCCAGGTTTATGCCATTTACACAGCCTTGACCCTCCAATAGTGCATAAGAACTTCAAAACTGCAAATGTATTGGTAGACCAGGACTTTACTGCTAAAGTTTCAGATGCAGGAGTCTCAATACTACTTGAGAATATACAAGAACAACAACCAGGTCCTCCTCCTTTTCCAATAAATTCAccttttctaatttttattttgtttatttCCTTCCAATATTCAAATCCTAATCAATGCATGCCGATGATTACTGTAGGACAATCAGGAACATTCACTAAGGCCAGTGACGTGTACACTTTCGGGGTCTTTCTTTTGGAGCTTGTAACCGGACAGGAAGCCGTGAATATTGCCGAATTGGGATCTTTTGAAAGCTTAATTCTTTGGGTATGTCAAAAATATTTAAGCTTTATCTTTGCCTTTTCACATATATATGCGTATCTTTTTGCTCAAGTTTCATTGCTTTTGCTACAAgaaaagtaaaaagtgaaaaaaaaaaaaatgaattccaTTTGACAAAAAATTTACCTTAACTTTTGCATACTAAACCTTTGTGTGAAGGTGAGATCACAACTCAATACAAACAAATTAGTGGATAAACGACTAGGCGGACGTTTCACGAGGGATGGAATCATCGGCACCGCTTCATTATCTCTACTCTGTATGAATTGTATAGAAGCGAGAAGACCAAAGATGGAAGAGATCGTTATGAAAATAGAGCAGATTCATGAAAGAGAGATCACGTTAGTTGGTGAAGGTAATACTACATTTACTCTAGGCAGCCATCTTTTTACCCAGTCTTAGGCTAAGGCCTTATGAATACCAAGAATAAGCGACCGGCCAGTTAGGAGCTTTTATGACTAATTGTATTATGAGGTTCCGGAAAAGAGAAATAAAAGGGTTTTACTAGTAAATGCGAGATCATAGATTAAATTATtcattttgattttgaaatcccTTTTTACTAACGTCATCGTGGATCACATATGAAATGTTACGGCAAATATCTCAAATTCATTacttaaaagaaagaaaagaaaaaggcaACGGTAACCGTTTGGTCCTGTTTTAAACGTTTCTGAACTGTTTCGTTCCTTCAAATATAAAGTTCACCTTTTGGTCTCAATGTTTACATTTTTTTACTCTTTCGTCCCTCGACCCTAACAGACATTAAT from Rutidosis leptorrhynchoides isolate AG116_Rl617_1_P2 unplaced genomic scaffold, CSIRO_AGI_Rlap_v1 contig615, whole genome shotgun sequence includes the following:
- the LOC139884865 gene encoding probable serine/threonine-protein kinase PBL2, producing MDKLGVGIALGITLIIIIVFICFCTLQSKSISNTSESASSNCTSHDIFLFGPPGERNYTMEELRQATNQFNETNLIGHGSFGLVYKALLSDALVAIKLRPGTPKQEFAEQVSYLSGIRHRHLVSLLGCCQDNGSVLLVFEYQPNGSICNHLYEESSTKVDFKQRLLIALGAAKGLCHLHSLDPPIVHKNFKTANVLVDQDFTAKVSDAGVSILLENIQEQQPGPPPFPINSPFLIFILFISFQYSNPNQCMPMITVGQSGTFTKASDVYTFGVFLLELVTGQEAVNIAELGSFESLILWVRSQLNTNKLVDKRLGGRFTRDGIIGTASLSLLCMNCIEARRPKMEEIVMKIEQIHEREITLVGEGNTTFTLGSHLFTQS